The sequence ACTGACGACGGAACAGCTAGTGTCAGTTTTTACAATTTAGGAAATGACGATAGTAATTCTAATAGTCAGTACAATCAAGTCTATCAAGAAGGAAGTTTGGAAGTTGAATCCAATGCTTCGACGGTCAAAACGGCTGCTAGTACGTACAAGTTATACTTATCAGCTTTCTTGATGGGTCAAAAACAAGCAGGCAATTTTAGTTGGACTAGTGATAATAATACTGGCTTCACAAAAATGATTGTTAATAGTGAAAATGATTTCGCTGAAGAACAAATTAATAATTATAGTGCTGATACAATCAGTTCTTACTTGAAAAAACAAGGCTATTACGGCAATGTCTTCCAAGAAGGACAAGCAGCTCAGACTACCAGTTATAGTTTGGAACTATTGTTAAGGGATTTGGAAAACGGAACAGGTTCATTTAAGAATTCATCGGATCAACAGAAGTTACTCAATCTCATGGGCAAGCAAATTTATCGAACAGGAATTCCAACTGGTGTAGCACAGGCCAATTCCGGTACAACTGTTCAGGATAAAGTTGGTTTTCTTGATGATACTAACAATGATGCAGCGATTGTCACTTTACCAAACGGTCAAAAATACGTTCTTGTTATCATGACTGATGGACACAATCAAAGTGGGTTGAGTGGTTTCTCAAGAATTGCGGAAATCGCTAAGAACGTTCAAGAAATCGTTTATGGTAAGAATGCCGGAGAAAAAAATAGTTAATTACTCAAATAACTAAAAGATATCTTTGATTAAATTCAAAGGTATTTTTTTTGACCAATAATTCCTGAATGAGAATAATTTTTTTTATATTAGTACTTTTTAAACGACTGGGGATGGATGTATAATCGACGTGAAAGTCTGAATTAGGGGGAAAAGTTGAGATGAGAATCAAGCAATTAGGATTAGTCGCAACTTTATTTTTAGGGGCTTTGATGTTATCAGGATGTGGCAATCAAAATAGTTCAAAAGATGAATCGCATCCGAAAACTACGGTTAAAGCAACTAAAAGTAAATCGACAAAAACTAAAAAGAAAAGCACAACTGATCAAAAGTCGACTGCTTTGTGGAATGATACTAAAGATAAGCAATTAGAAAGCTTTATTAATCAGTGGGCACCAACAATGAAACAATCGTATGTTAAATACAATGGGACAGATTCATTGAAAACTTCAGTAGGAACGACTTATCCGGATGATTTATCAAAAGTTAGTGTTGAAGGAACAAATAGTTCTATAGGTTGGAGTAAAACGGGTAAAGGAAATTACTCATACAATGTGGTCGCTATTTATAATTACGATGGCACTACACCACCGCTTCCAAATCACATTACGTATTTCTTCGCCTTTCATGATGGTGAACCAGTCGCGTTAGTTGATCAGAGTCGAGATGGTACACCAAACTTGCTTGAAACGAAGAATACTAAGGTAAAGGAAAGCTTCGATGCTATTGTTGACGGCAATTATAAGGCTGATTCAAATGCTTCATCGGATACTTCTGATACAAAGACAGATGATTCTTCCAACAAAGAAACGGTTACTGATCCAAAAATGATTGGAGTTATGGTGCACGAATTAGCTATGCCAGGTGATGATGTCTCTCAAGAAAGTCAACTAGGAGTTTATACTGCTAACGGAAAATATTGGATTGGTATCGGGACTTCAGCTTCAAATGTTGGTTATACAATTGATGGTGATACAATCCACTATTTCACTAAAGATCCTGATGCAGAATCGACAGCTACTGCTGAACTGATTGATCATACTGTTAGTTTGGATGATTTGATTTCAAAATATTATTCAACAGCAGATCAGAAACAATTAGTTCAGGATACTGCTAACAGAATGCCAGCTATCGATAGCGAATGATATTCCAAAATTAAGATTTTTATTGAATACTTTTAATGACGTGATTAAATTAATAATCAAAAAAATATAGGGGAGAGTATATCATGAAATTTTCTATGGGAAAATCAGCAGCAGTTCTTGCCGCATTGGCAGTAGCTACTACTGGAGCAGCAATGTTTAACCAA comes from Companilactobacillus pabuli and encodes:
- a CDS encoding Lreu_0056 family protein, encoding MRIKQLGLVATLFLGALMLSGCGNQNSSKDESHPKTTVKATKSKSTKTKKKSTTDQKSTALWNDTKDKQLESFINQWAPTMKQSYVKYNGTDSLKTSVGTTYPDDLSKVSVEGTNSSIGWSKTGKGNYSYNVVAIYNYDGTTPPLPNHITYFFAFHDGEPVALVDQSRDGTPNLLETKNTKVKESFDAIVDGNYKADSNASSDTSDTKTDDSSNKETVTDPKMIGVMVHELAMPGDDVSQESQLGVYTANGKYWIGIGTSASNVGYTIDGDTIHYFTKDPDAESTATAELIDHTVSLDDLISKYYSTADQKQLVQDTANRMPAIDSE
- a CDS encoding serine hydrolase — translated: MVCLLVVGFGYYHNNSQASISSSDNSKVTKAVKKKRKIIKTNLTNYLNTVTDDGTASVSFYNLGNDDSNSNSQYNQVYQEGSLEVESNASTVKTAASTYKLYLSAFLMGQKQAGNFSWTSDNNTGFTKMIVNSENDFAEEQINNYSADTISSYLKKQGYYGNVFQEGQAAQTTSYSLELLLRDLENGTGSFKNSSDQQKLLNLMGKQIYRTGIPTGVAQANSGTTVQDKVGFLDDTNNDAAIVTLPNGQKYVLVIMTDGHNQSGLSGFSRIAEIAKNVQEIVYGKNAGEKNS